The genomic window GGCCTCCTCGATCTCGGACTTATAGACCACTTTGCATTCCAACGTAAGGCGAGCTTCCTCGAATACCGGGTTGCCGGCCTCCGTAAAGAGCGGCGTCAACCCCGTAGCGGCCACTTTATCAATCTCCCGTCCGGATTTAGAGCCACAAATGCTATGGGCTTTCCGGTGCTCCGGTCCTAGGAAAGTAATCGTGAATTCATTCCTAGCATCGATAAACTCACGGGTATAACGCTCCGGACGAATAAAGGCAAACACCACCGGACGGTTCCATAACACTCCCACGCCGCCCCAACTGGCAGTCATCATATTAAACTTCTCCTTATCACCGGCGCTTACCAGCATCCACTCCTTACCAATCAACTCGATAAAGTTGTCTTTGATCTCATTCGGATTAATCGCTTTCATATCTCATTTTATTTTTCCTCAAAGATATAAAATATTCCCTTACTTACCGGTACTCATCACACCGGAGTCATTATCAGCGTTATTCACCTTCTTCTGGCCGGCGCTGAACTTACGGCCGAAGGAGAAATTATAGGAGATCGTCGCGATGAATAAGCGAGAACTTTCCTTGATATAATTTGAACGGCGGAAAGAGGCGTATTGGTTCCAGTTCTCCGTCTCCTGCTTATAATTATCCGTAAACGGATTGATGACACGCAGGCCAACCATCAAGTCCTTATGCCGATAACCGAGTTGAATTCCTTGGATATTCTCACCCCCACTCATCGTCTCGCCCTTAAACCAGTTCCAATTTGTCATTACCATATACCAAAGCGACCATTTCTTCCATGTAGCGGAAACATTCGCCTCGCACCACCAGTTCGTATATCGATGCGTGTAGGTATTACCGTTACTCATATAATGGTTCATACCACCATTGACAGAAAATTGCAAGATGTCCTTGATCGGACCGACCCGCAAATTGGCAGACGCGACAACCCGTTGCCAGTTTTTCTGATTATCCCAAGTCTGGATGATCTTATTTCCTTCCAGATATTTCTCGTCCATGATAGCGTCCGGCTGATACTCATAAGCGCCCAAGGCATTCACGTAAAACAGACCTTTGCGAAACTCGTAATTCAATTCCGTATAATAACTCATATAAGACTTCAGGTTGGGATTACCCCGCTGTATTTGCAAGGAATCGATCACTTGGTCAATCGCACTCAACTCACCCAAAGAAGGAGTCACATTCCCCATCGTTGATTTCAAACGGATGGAAGACTCCCCGGGCAAAGCATAAAACAAGGTCAACCGGGGACTCACCGTATAACGTTCATAATCCGCATCCTCACCCCGTTGACTATAAGACGAGCGATTCACGGTCACACCCAACGAGTAATCCAGTTTTTTCACCTTTCCCTTGAACTCCGCATATACGGAACTCTCCATCTGTTCCATATGCGTCTTATAGTTATGCCCATTGATATAACTGTTATCCGAGAAAGATTGGTTATGGCGTAAACCGCCGCTCAACCGATTACCATTCGTTAATTTCTTCTCATAGATAGCCTCGCCGATAATCGAGTATTTATCACCATCCACCACATTATTTACATCAGTCAACAATTGTTCATGTTTACTCTCTTGATAGATACGGGTCGATTTCGTTTGGTTATAAGTCCCTACCACGTTAAACACCAAGGTCTGGTTATGCTTCAAATCCCGTTGGTAATATAAATCCAGCGCAGGAGCTTGATAGGCTGATCCCGATAGATCGATCATATCCACTTTATCCTCCGGATTCGCCTTATTCATCAAGACTCCTTGATAATCCCAATGCGGTTGATGATTATTCCGGTAGCGGAACGTGGCGTTAAACATATACTTATCCGGCTTTTGATAGCTATAGTTCACATTCAGGTTATGCATGAACAAACGAGCGCGCGAAGGTTCGCCTATTTCCACACGGTTCAAGGTCGTTCCATTCGCTAAATGGAACTCTTCCTCGTTATTCCGTTTCATTCCATAGAAATCACGAGGACCGATCCGATAAGAAGCGCCCCATTCCGAGTTCTTATGATTGATCTTTCCCCAAGCATTATGTTCACCCCACATGGAATTGATACCTTGCGCCATGTCCAGACCAAAACTACCTCCCGTATCCGGCCGGCGAACAATATAATCCAGCACGATATCGGCATTGCCGTAACGTAAGCCCGGGTTATCATGATATTCTATACGGATGATATCCGAGGGATTCAAGGCCTTGATCTCATCCTGTTCCACCTTCACGCCATTGATACGCACTTGGACTACCCCATTTCCCGTGGCCTTGATCTCGTTGTTCAACAAATCCACCTGCACTCTCGGTAGCATCATCTGCTGCAACAAATCCATACCGTTTCCCGAAGCCTTCATCTGGCGATCCGATGGGAAGACCACTTTTTTATCGGCATGGCTCGTCTGGGCAGAGGCGCTAACCGTCACCCCGTCTAAGGATACCGCATCATCATTTAAGGATATTTCTCCCAAAGAAATATTCTTGGACAAGCCTTCCAAGGAAATATACTCCGTCTTAAAGCCTAGACTAGAGACAGATAGAATATAACTCCCTTTTTTAATCTTATTTAATAAAAAATGCCCCTTCATATCCGTAGTCGTACCCGCTACAAAAGAAGAGTCCATTGTTTGCAATACCACATTTGCAAATTCCAAGATTTCTTTGTTGCGAGCGTCCCGCACCATTCCCTTTATCTCCAAGTTCTGAGCAAAAGCTCCCTGTACCATACCGCCTAGCAGTATGATCCAAATCATCATCCGTTTCATTTTTATCGTATTTTTTCCGAATATAGCAGGGTGGCCTTTCCCGCTTATCATTTGTTTCTAACTATAAGACGACAGCCGTTTGGAAAACGTTACAAGAAAATGATAAAAAAATAATATTTCGATGAATTTGCTTCGTAGATACGTATCTTTGTAACCAAACAACAGATTATAAATCATGGAGCTATTGAATAATTGGATCAACGGAGTCAACGATATATTATGGTCATACATCCTTATTATCATGTTATTGGGATGCGCCGTATGGTTTACGATAAAAAGTAGGTTCGTGCAATTCCGCATGATTGGCGAGATGATCCGATTATTAGGCGATTCTGCCGGGAAAGGAGAAAAAGGGGAAAAGCATATCTCCTCTTTCCAAGCCTTCGCCGTATCTTTAGCCAGCCGTGTAGGGACCGGAAACCTAGCCGGTGTAGCGACAGCCGTAGCGATCGGCGGACCCGGATCCGTATTCTGGATGTGGCTGATCGCTTTACTTGGTTCTTCCAGCGCATTCGTGGAGTCTACGTTAGCTCAATTATATAAAGAAAAAGGGAAAGACTCGTTCATTGGCGGTCCCGCTTACTATATGCTACATGGTTTGGGGTTACGATGGATGGGGGTATTATTTGCCGTATTGATTTCGATAACCTTTGGCTTTGCCTTTAATTCCGTACAAAGCAATACGATCTGCGCAGCTTGGGAAGGCGCTTTTGGCATCGATCATGCTTGGATCGGAGCGATTCTTACGGTACTTACGTTAATCGTCATATTCGGAGGTATTCAGCGCATCGCAAGAGTAAGCAGTATTGTCGTACCGGTCATGGCATTAGGATATATAGCATTGGCGTTGGGAATCGTACTGTTTAATATTACCCGCCTACCCGCTGTTATAGAAACCATTCTGTCAAACGCTTTTGGTTGGGAACAGGCGATAGGCGGTAGTGTCGGAGCGGCGTTGATGCAAGGGATTAAACGAGGTCTATTCAGTAATGAGGCCGGTATGGGATCGGCACCGAATGTAGCGGCTACGGCGCATGTCTCCCATCCAGTCAAACAAGGATTGATCCAAGCATTAGGCGTATTTACCGACACGCTGATTATCTGTACCTGCACGGCGTTCATCATCTTGTTTAGCGGAGCGCCATTAGACGGCTCCATCAATGGAGTCCAGCTCACGCAACAAGCTTTGAGTAACGAGGTGGGTAGCATCGGTAGTACGTTTGTCGCTTTAGCGATCCTTTTATTCGCGTTCAGTAGTATTATCGGTAATTACTATTACGGAGAAGCGAATATTCGTTTTATCACGTCCAAGAGAAGTGTCTTATTTATTTATCGTATATTAGTCGGTGGAATGGTCATGTTCGGTGCGTTGGCTAGTTTAGACTTGGCTTGGAGCCTAGCGGACGTGACCATGGGACTGATGACGATCTGCAATTTGATCGCGATCTCATTGTTGAGCCGTCAAGCGTTCCTATTATTACAGGATTACGTAGCCCAAAAGAAAGCGGGTATTAAAAGCCCTGTATTCGATAAGAACAAGATACCCGAGTTGAAAGACAAAGCGCAGTGTTGGTGATCAGACAAACGTATTGAAGTATGATAAAAAGCAAGATGATAAGCTTTTACATAGCGGTCATGATGATATGGACCTGTACGGTAAAAGCTCAAGATGATGATAAATCCATTATCCACAAAATAGGATTCGACGTACGTCCCTCGTATGTCGCCCCTACTAGTAAATTCCTCAAAGATGACGGCTATGGAAACGGGCTTACTTTACGTAAGGCGGCTTCATTCCATTTGAAATACGGATTCCAACTGAATCCTAACTCTAAGGAGGGCCAGCTTTATCCGCACACTTACCAAGGAATAGGCGTCTCTTATAATACCTTTGGAAACCGGCAGGAAGTTGGTAATCCTTGGGCGGCGTATGTTTTCCAAAGCTCCCGCATCGCCAAAATTTCTTCCCGGCTATCCTTCGATTATGAGTGGAATTTCGGAGCCTCATTTGGTTGGCATCCGTATGATGATAACAATAATTACCGCAATAAGATCATCGGTTCTAAGATCAATGCCTATATCAATCTGGGCTTTTTCCTCAACGCGAAACTATCCCGTTATTGCAACCTGCTTGTCGGGGCGGATTTAACGCACTACTCAAACGGAAATACTCATCTTCCGAATGCGGGATTGAATACGATTGGTGGCCGGATCGGACTCGTCTACACGCTCAATCCTATCGAGGAAAGCCATCATGAGATAGGTACCGCACGTTCCTTACCGGCAAATCAATTATACCTCTCCAGCTTTTGGCAACGTGTCAGTTACGATGTCATCCTATATGGTGCGACCCGTGCTAAGGGGGTTATGCTAGGTGATGAGGCCCATATTTTTCCAGGTCAGTTCGGCATCCTCGGATTCAACCTCAACCCGATGTACAAATTCAACCGGTTCCTAAAAGCAGGTATCTCCCTAGACGGCCAATATGACGAAAGCGCAAATATTTATTCCGACGAGATCATCCAAGTCGGCGAAGAACCCCGATTCTACCGCCCGCCCCTCCATGAGCAAATCGGTATCGGCCTCTCTGCCCGTGGCGAATTCACCATGCCATTCTTCTCGATCAATATAGGAGTCGGACATAATTTATTTTACAACAAGGGCGACCTGAAAGGATTATACCAGATCCTAGCCCTCAAGGTATCGGTTACACGAAATTTATTCCTGCATGTCGGATACCAACTGCACAAATTTCATAATCCGAATAACTTGATGTTGGGGGTTGGGTATAGGTTCCATAATTAGCCTCACTCATAAATCAAGCAAAACAACCGTTCCGGAGCGAACACCTCATTCGCCACGTCTAGGATTTGCCCGGCGGTTATTTTCTCGATCTGGGCGAATACTTCAGGGAGGGTGTCGTAACGGTTGTAATGGAGGTAGCTTTTTCCTAAGCCAAGGAAAAGACCCTCCCGGTTATCGCCCGACACGCCCAGTTGACCGATTACCTGCTTCTTGGCGGCGGCTAATTGAGTGGCGGACAGCTTTACGTCACGTAAACGGGCCAATTCCTTATGCACCAAACGCATCGCTTTCTCACGGTTCTTCGGGTCTGTCCCGAAATAGATACTGGCTAGTCCGGTATCGGTATAAGAGGTTATATTGGATTCTACGTTATAGACCAAGCCATGCTTTTCCCGCAAGGAGACATTCAAGCGGTTATTCATGCCCGGACCACCTAAGATATTGTTCAACAAGAACAAAGGGATACGTTTTTTGTCGTGCATACTGAAAGCCCGGCCACCGATCAGTACATGGGCTTGATGGGTATCTTTATGGATCTGGCGTACGCAAGCCTCGATGGGGTCCGGAGCTTTCCGGATCCGTTCAGCCATCGGGAAAGAGATATCGCTTAAAGCGGATTCCGCTGATTTCAAGATATTCTTGAAGTCTTTTCGTCCCATCGAGAAGAACACCATATTCTCCGGGGCGTAGAAACGACGCATGAAAGAACGACCGGACTCGGAGTCAAAGCGAAGAAGAGATCCCTCATCCCCTAAGATATTATGCCCGAGGGCATGACCCTTATAAAGCAAGTTCTCAAACTCGTCGAATATAAGTTCCGAAGGACTATCCTCATACGAATTGATCTCATCCAAGATGACATCTACCTCCTTCTCGATCTCCTGTTTGGGGAATTGGGAATGGAAAACCAGATCGGTCAATAGCTCAAACGCCCGGCCAAAATCCTCCTCCATAAAAATGGAATAAACAAAGGTCTCTTCCTTCGTAGTATAGGCATTCAACTCCCCTCCTACGTTCTCCATACGATTCAGGATATGCCACGCTTTCCGTTTCTCCGTACCTTTGAAGATCATGTGTTCAACGAAATGCGCCAAGCCAAATTCATCCTCGTTCTCATCCCGTGTACCGGCGTTCACGGCGAAACCGCAGTAAGAAACCGGGGAATTAACCGGGAGATGTACCATGCGAAGTCCATTCGGCAATGTATGAGCGATATAATCCATTTTCCTTCTTGTTTGTATCAGCCCGCAAAGGTACGAAAGACTTTCCGGAAAAACATGTACGTCTTTTTCAAAAAACATGTACGTGTTTCCGGAAAAAGACGTACGTGTTTTTTTCGATCTATTTGCCTCCTTGGAAAAAATACCTACATTTGTGTAAATTAAACAGATAAGGCTATGGGAAATATCGTCCGAAAATTACCGATAGGCATACAGAGTTTTGACAAACTACGTACAGAGAACTATTTGTATGTTGACAAGACCGAGTTCATTTATCAAATGGCATACCAAGGTGTCCCTTATTTCCTAAGCCGCCCCCGGCGATTCGGGAAAAGCTTGCTGCTATCGACATTCAAGGCTTATTTCGAGGGGAAGAAAGAATTGTTCCGGGGATTAGCCATAGAGAAACTAGAGACCGAGTGGAAAGAGCATCCGGTACTTCATTTCAGCCTCAACGCCGAGTTGTACGATAGCCGCAAGGCATTGGAGAATATGCTGGAACGCCAGTTGAGGGAATGGGAAAAAATATATGATACCGGAGGTGAGGGTATCACCTATTCCGGACGGTTCATGACCATCATACGAAGGGCGGCGGAGATAACCGGAAGGAAGGTGGTCGTACTGATCGACGAGTACGATAAGCCATTACTTAGGAACCTGCACAACGAAGAGCTACAGAACGAGTTCCGGGAATTATTGACCGCTTTCTATACGGTCCTCAAAGATGCCGATCCTTGGCTGCGCTTCGTATTCATAACCGGTGTCACCAAGTTCGCGCAAGTCGGTATTTTCAGCAACCTAAATCATTTGAACGACATCAGCCTAGCCCCGCAATACGCGGCCCTTTGTGGCATGACATTGCCCGAGATCGAGGCGACTTTCCAGCCGGAGCTTTATGCCTTGGCCGAGGCGAATAAGCTTTCATACGAAGATACCATCGAGAAAATTACACGCCGATACGACGGCTACCATTTTGATTTCCGCAGCGGTATCGCCCTTTATAACCCGTTTAGCGTATTGAACGTGTTGAGTAAACAGGTCTTTTACGACTATTGGTTTGCTTCCGGTACCCCGACATTCTTGGCGGAGATGTTACGGAAAACGAATTACGATATACGGGAGCTGGACGGGATAGAGGTATCCGAGGTATCCCTTTCGGACGATCGGGCGAACATCAATAATCCCGTGCCCATGATTTATCAAAGCGGATATTTGACAATCAAAAGCTACGATGAACGTTTTCGGTTATATACGTTAGGATACCCGAATGAGGAAGTTAAATATGGATTTTTGAATTTTGTTGCCTCCATGTATGCGCATTTACCGGAAACCGAGACTCCCTTTTATATCGGAAAGTTCATTCAAGAGCTGGAAAGCGGAAACACCGAGGCTTTCCTCACCCGCCTAAAGGCTTTCTTCGCCGACATACCCTACGAGCTGAATGACCGGACCGAGCGTCATTACCAAGTGGTTTTCTACATCGTATTCAAGCTACTAGGGCAATTCACCGAGGCCGAGGTACGTTCGGCCCAAGGACGTGCCGATGCCATTGTAAAAACTCCTCGCTACATCTACGTATTCGAGTTTAAGCTGAGAGGTACGGCGGAAGAGGCGATTCGGCAAATCGACGATCGAGGCTATCTGATTCCTTATACGGCCGACGAACGGGAAGTAGTCAAAGTGGGGGTCGCTTTCGACGCAGCCACTCGCAACTTAGGTGAATGGCTGATTGAAAAAACATTGTAATTCTATGAGAAACATGAAAATAATAACCTGTTTACTAACAATCACTTCCTTGGTTTTTACCGCTTGTGGAGGAGGAAGTAATGATATAGAGAAAGCGAAAAGCGTAGCGACCACGGAACATTTAAAGCGATACACCGAGGCCATCTCGCATGACTCCTGCCAAGGCCGTAAACCATTCTCGGAAGGGGCCGACCGTGCGGTGAACTATATCGCTCACCAAATGAAAGAGGTTGGGCTGAAACCCATCAACGGCGATTCTTATTTCCAACAGGTTAATATCATATCCTCACGCACACGATGCCCGGACCCGATGGTCCTAAAGACCCCGAAAGGGAAAATCCCCTTAGATTGGTTGGAAGGTTACACCGCTTTCTCCGCACGGATCGAGCCGGAGATCGATATAGACAACGCGGAACTGGTATTCGCCGGCTATGGGATCGTAGCCCCCGAGTATGGGAAAAATGATTTCGAGGGAATCGAGAACCCGCAGGATAAAGTAGCGGTCGTTATCGTAAATGACCCGGGACTCGGAAGCGACAACACGGATTATTTTAACGGTGATATCATGACCTATTACGGTCGTTGGATGTATAAATTCGAGGAGGGCGCCCGACAGGGATTAAAAGGAGTTTTGATCATCCATGAAGACCGGGGAGCGGGCTATCCTTGGTCGGTCGTACGAGCTTCCGCCCAATCTAAGATGTATGTGGACAGCGATAGCGATGCCTATCATTGCCCGCTAAACGGCTGGATCCAATTCAATGCCGCCAAGCAATTGCTGGCCGATAATGGCTACGACATTGACCAACTAATCGAGCAATCTAAATCGCCAGACTTCAAGCCCATCTCCTTGAAATCTACGGTAACCGTCTCGATGAGGAACACCTTCGACCGCCAGCAAAGCCCCAACGTAATCGGTTATATTCCCGGTAGCGGGAACACGGATGAGAGTGTTATTTATCTAGGCCATTGGGACCATCTAGGCTATGGAGCACCGATCAACGGCGACAGTATCATCAACGGCGCTACCGATAACGCCGTAGCCATCGCATGGATGCTCGAGATGGCACGTTGTTTCAATGTCTTGAAAGAGAAACCCCGCCGGAATATCGTCTTCCTCTCCCCTACTTGCGAGGAGACCGGATTCCTCGGTACGAAATACTATGTGGAGCACCCGTTGTTCCCGATTGATAAGATAGCCGCCGTAATCAATCTGGATGTCTTCCCGCTATGGGGCGAGAACAACGATGTCACGATCACCGGATACGGCAACTCCGAGCTGGATGATACCCTAGCCGAGCTAGCGAAGAAATACAACCGTTACATCATGCCCGACCCCGACGCTTATAACGGGATGTTCTATCGCTCCGACCATTTCCCTTTCGTACAAAAAGGCATCCCGGCCATGTTCGCCAAAGGTTGGAACGACAACCGCAAACAGGGTAAGGAGTGGGCCAAAGAGCATATCGCACATTATTGGGCGGAAACTTACCACAAACCGACCGACCAGACCCATCCCGACACGGATGATTACAGTGGTCTGTTACAAGAAGTACAATTATTCTTCGACCTCGGTTATAAACTGGCACAAGATACCGGATACCCGAAATGGAAGCCGAAGTCCGAATTCGCAAACGTCTTAAAAAGATAAATTGTCTGAAATAGATGATGCCAATATCAGTAAATATAAATACTTTCGCGATCGTTATTCAGGCAGGAATGCCGTAAAACAATCAATCAACAATATGGTAAACGAAAATATCACCTCTTTATTGGAGCAGGAAGCGGAAGCGGTTCGCAACATACCCGTTACACCCGGATATGAGGAAGCGGTATCGCTTATAGTGAAACATGTACACGACCTAGGTGGAAAACTGATCATGAGTGGAATGGGTAAAGCCGGGCAAATCGCCTTGAATATCGCTACCACCTTTAGCTCGACCGGTACACCTGCTTTTTTCTTACATCCCAGCGAGGCACAACACGGAGATCTGGGAATCGTATGCAAGAACGATATCATGTTATTGATCTCCAACTCAGGAAAGACACGTGAACTGGTGGAATTGGTAGATCTCACGAGGGGTTTGGTGCCAGACATGAAATTTATCGTTATCACCAGTAACCCGGATAGTCCTCTAGCCGCCGAGGCGAACGTATGCCTGTTGACCGGCGCTCCCAAGGAAGTTTGCCCGTTAGGCCTTACGCCGACTACCTCCACGACCGTCATGACGGTAATAGGCGATATCCTCGTGGTCGGAACCATGAAGCGTATCCATTTCACCAACAAGGATTACGCCAAGCGCCATCACGGGGGCTACTTAGGCTCCAAGAGCCGTGAGCTAAGCAAGAACGAATAACAAACCAGTATATAGTCATGAGAAAAGTCTTTGGTATAGGAGAAACCATCCTCGATATCATTTTCAGGAACGACCAACCACAGAAGGCCGTTCCCGGTGGCTCCGTCTTCAACGGATTGATATCATTAGGTCGATTGAATGTCCCCGTATCCTTTATCAGCGAGCTGGGCAACGACCGGGTTGGCGACATGATTCGGGATTTCATGGAAGATAACCACATCACGACCGAGTTCGTAGACCGTTTCCCCGATGGGAAAAGTCCTATATCACTCGCTTTTCTGGACGACGATAAGAACGCTAATTATATCTTCTACAAGGATTACCCGGCGCAACGGCTGGAGGTGCCCCTGCCTAAGATCGAGAAAGACGATATTTTCGTGTTTGGCTCTTATTATTCCCTGAACCCGGTCTTGCGGACTCGTATGGTAGAATTTCTGCAATACGCCCAAGAACGGAAAGCGATCATCTATTACGATCCCAATTTCCGCAAGGCACACGCTCATGAGGCGATCCGCCTCATGCCTACCGTACTGGAAAATCTGGAATTCGCCGACATCGTCCGGGGCTCGGACGAGGACTTCCAGAACCTTTATGGCAAGAGCGACGCACAGGAGGTTTACAAAGAGCATATTCAGTTTTATTGTGATCGTTTCTTAACAACTCACGGGGCAAACGGAGTCAATCTCCACACCCGTAATTTCACACGACATTTCGATTCCCCGCAAATCCAGCCGCTTAGTACCATCGGCGCCGGCGACAATTTTAACGCGGGTATTATCTACGGACTTCTAAAGTATGACGTACGCCATGCCGACCTTCCCTCTCTGGATCAGGATACTTGGGGAAAAATCATCCGCTGCGGAATGGACCTCGCCTCCGAGGTTTGCCAAAGCTATGATAATTATATATCCAAGGAGTTCGCGGCGAAGTATGTTAGTCAGTCTTAAATATCATTAATGAAGAAGCGGGAAAAACTTGTTTTACTATCTTTGTAAGGAAAGCTTATTATCATAGAAGACAATGTTAGGAAAGATTCTCTCTCTATTCGCCAGTGTGATCCTGTTAGTGGGTTGTTCCTCTAACGCACCCGACATACGAGCTATTTGCCTACGTGATGACATCGGAAATTACGTGATAAAATGGGAAACCGATCCGGTAATGGAGGGGATTGTCAAGATGACCGTGTCCGACAACCCGGATCTTTTCACCAACGAGTCCCCGATCATTTACGCCAACATCAAGGATGGCGTAGCTACTTACATCACGAACGATAATATATCACGTAAGTATTTCCGCCTTTCTTTTAATGATAAATACCCACGGATCATCGGGGCACGCTCGGCGGTTATGGATAGCGTACAGAATTTCCGGGATCTAGGCGGTTATACCTCTACAAACGGGAAGACGGTGAAATGGGGCAAGGTATTTCGCTCCGGCGAGTTAAGCAGCTTGAGCGAATGGGACTCCATCCGATTGGATAATCTAGGGATCAAGACCATCATCGACCTCCGTACGAACCAAGAAACCCTCACCGCCCCTATCAAATATACGAAAGCAAATATCCTGCAAATCCCCATCTCGGTCGGCAAGATCGCCGATGCCCCCCAACGTGTTATCGAGGGACGAATGCGGAAAGGAGACGCCGGGGTATATATGGAAGACGAGTACCTGCAATTCGTGACAGATAATACCGATCAGTTCGCCAAGGTACTGGAACAGTTCCAGAACGAGGATAATTACCCCATTCTCATCAGTTGTTCCTACGGAAAGGATCGTACCGGGTTTCTCACCGCCATGTTACTCGCCGCCTTGGATATTCCCCGGGACGCCATCATGGAAGACTACTTGACATCCAATCAATATATCGATACGAGTCATTTAGCTGATATCGTGAAACATCTCTCCACAGACGCCCAAGAAAGCATTACGGTCTTCCTTACGGCCAACGAGGGGCTCATGGACCTAGCTTTCCATAAAATCAAGAAAGAGTACGGTTCCACCGAGAAATATTTGTCGAAAGGATTACGTCTTACTGATAAGAAACGTGAAAGGCTCAAGGACATATTACTTTATTAAGAAAAAGAGCCACCCGGAAAAGATTCACTTACCCGATGGCTCTCGGTAATTCTCCACGTTTATGCCTGTTCTATTTGATAATTAATTGTTGAGTCAGCTTCTTGCCGTTCACAAAAACCAGCACAAAATACCTTCCACTTCTCAATTCCGATACAGGGATTTCAACTATAGGACGATCGAAAGTAAATTGTTTCAACAAGCTTGTTTCCGACCAGATTTGTACTTCATACTCACCTCCATTTTCTGTCGTAAACATAGGTTCCATACGTGGACTAGGCGTATTTACATCATTTAGAGTTAACGTTACTAGGCTGGTGGCAGGGTTCGGTGTCAAAGAAAAGCTATAATTTGAGGAGCAATCCACAGCCTCTACCTCACCAGTAGTTACCCAATCTCCATTCTTGCATCCCAACAAACGAGCTTCCATTGTATACCAACCCGGAGAGAGCATATTAGTCAGATCATTATCACCTTTCGAGGCGGTCCTCGTCATAACCACATTCAACCCCGGATATCTCAGCAACCGAACCTCATAAGAACTCAAATTATAATCAGACTCGATGGTGAAGATATTTCCGGAATGGCTCGTACACCATGTATCGTTTCCATTCACAGTGTTCCGATAGGTGATCATACAAGAGGTATAGCCTCCACTAATTACTTTCCGCTCTTGATTGTGGCTTTCAATACGGCAGGTCCGTTACCGGTAGAAGAGACCGTACAAGAAGTATTGCTTTGCGAGGTTATTCGCAAAGGCCCCGTGCATGACCAAGTAACTGTGGAGTTTGGATAACTTACAGAGA from Parabacteroides distasonis ATCC 8503 includes these protein-coding regions:
- a CDS encoding T9SS type A sorting domain-containing protein, translated to MITYRNTVNGNDTWCTSHSGNIFTIESDYNLSSYEVRLLRYPGLNVVMTRTASKGDNDLTNMLSPGWYTMEARLLGCKNGDWVTTGEVEAVDCSSNYSFSLTPNPATSLVTLTLNDVNTPSPRMEPMFTTENGGEYEVQIWSETSLLKQFTFDRPIVEIPVSELRSGRYFVLVFVNGKKLTQQLIIK
- a CDS encoding tyrosine-protein phosphatase, which translates into the protein MLGKILSLFASVILLVGCSSNAPDIRAICLRDDIGNYVIKWETDPVMEGIVKMTVSDNPDLFTNESPIIYANIKDGVATYITNDNISRKYFRLSFNDKYPRIIGARSAVMDSVQNFRDLGGYTSTNGKTVKWGKVFRSGELSSLSEWDSIRLDNLGIKTIIDLRTNQETLTAPIKYTKANILQIPISVGKIADAPQRVIEGRMRKGDAGVYMEDEYLQFVTDNTDQFAKVLEQFQNEDNYPILISCSYGKDRTGFLTAMLLAALDIPRDAIMEDYLTSNQYIDTSHLADIVKHLSTDAQESITVFLTANEGLMDLAFHKIKKEYGSTEKYLSKGLRLTDKKRERLKDILLY